In Amycolatopsis endophytica, the following are encoded in one genomic region:
- a CDS encoding cobalamin biosynthesis protein CobD/CbiB: protein MSAARAIGLLLGAAADGVIGEPKRGRPVTVFTRTVRALDAKLPEGRAAGVAFAGGLAGSAVLAGLLAERAARRSPVVQALGTAVATWAVLGGAGLADDGTELARDLEEGELDAARATLSELDSRRTEDLDVVGLSRASVESVAQHTADAVVGPLFWGAVAGVPGLLAARTVSVLRTLGDPTRPAGWFGRRLDDLVNLLPTRFAATLTVSSAPVVGGSAAGAWRAWRRDTGAHPSRNAGRMEAAFAGALEIRLGGRTVYPHGVEELPVLGDGRNPDAGHVTRAVELSRVVGWLAGVSSAVLAALLGLRRSR, encoded by the coding sequence GTGAGTGCCGCACGGGCGATCGGACTGCTGCTGGGGGCGGCGGCGGACGGGGTGATCGGCGAGCCGAAGCGGGGCAGGCCGGTCACCGTGTTCACGCGCACCGTCCGGGCCCTGGACGCCAAGCTTCCCGAAGGCCGCGCCGCGGGTGTCGCGTTCGCCGGCGGGCTGGCCGGGTCGGCGGTGCTCGCCGGGCTCCTCGCGGAACGGGCCGCGCGCCGCAGCCCGGTCGTCCAGGCCTTGGGCACGGCCGTCGCGACGTGGGCCGTCCTCGGTGGCGCGGGTCTCGCCGACGACGGCACCGAGCTGGCCCGTGACCTCGAAGAGGGCGAACTCGACGCCGCCCGCGCGACGCTGTCCGAACTGGACAGCAGGCGCACCGAAGACCTCGACGTGGTCGGGTTGTCCCGCGCGTCGGTGGAGTCGGTGGCCCAGCACACCGCGGACGCCGTCGTCGGACCGCTGTTCTGGGGCGCGGTCGCCGGCGTGCCCGGTCTGCTCGCGGCGCGGACGGTGTCGGTGCTGCGCACCCTCGGCGACCCGACCCGTCCGGCGGGCTGGTTCGGGCGGCGCCTGGACGACCTGGTCAACCTGCTGCCGACCCGCTTCGCGGCGACGCTGACCGTGTCGAGCGCACCGGTCGTCGGCGGTTCGGCGGCCGGGGCGTGGCGCGCGTGGCGGCGCGACACCGGGGCGCACCCGAGCCGCAACGCCGGGCGCATGGAGGCGGCCTTCGCCGGTGCGCTGGAGATCCGCCTCGGCGGCCGCACGGTGTACCCGCACGGGGTGGAGGAACTGCCGGTGCTCGGCGACGGCCGCAACCCGGACGCCGGGCACGTGACCCGCGCGGTCGAGCTGTCCCGGGTGGTCGGATGGCTGGCCGGGGTCAGCTCCGCCGTACTGGCTGCTCTTCTCGGTCTCCGGCGGTCCCGCTAG
- a CDS encoding FadR/GntR family transcriptional regulator — protein sequence MLDAVGTAIACGELSPGSVLRLEELQRNFGASRTVAREVVRALEAMRLTTSKRRVGVTVRDCADWNHYDPRLIRWQLDGEQRPVALRNLMELRWAVEPSAARFAALRATPEERGRLRALGARLEVTAHARDLIAFLGHDIAFHHLVLAASGNPMFGQLSEVVAQVLTGRTEHGLMPPEPQPEAVALHLEVARAVDLADADRAERAMRDIMVQARDEVAQQFQ from the coding sequence ATGCTCGACGCGGTGGGCACCGCGATCGCCTGTGGCGAGCTGTCGCCGGGATCGGTGCTGCGGCTGGAGGAGCTGCAGCGGAACTTCGGTGCCTCGCGCACCGTGGCCCGCGAGGTCGTGCGGGCACTGGAGGCGATGCGGCTGACCACCAGCAAGCGGCGCGTCGGCGTCACGGTGCGGGACTGCGCCGACTGGAACCACTACGACCCCCGGTTGATCCGCTGGCAGCTCGACGGTGAGCAACGCCCGGTCGCCCTGCGCAACCTGATGGAGCTGCGCTGGGCCGTCGAACCCAGCGCGGCCCGGTTCGCCGCGCTCCGGGCGACCCCCGAAGAGCGCGGACGCCTGCGGGCCCTGGGTGCCCGGCTGGAGGTCACCGCACACGCCCGCGACCTCATCGCCTTCCTCGGCCACGACATCGCTTTTCACCACCTGGTGCTCGCGGCCTCCGGCAACCCGATGTTCGGGCAGCTCTCCGAGGTGGTCGCGCAGGTGCTGACCGGCCGCACCGAGCACGGCCTGATGCCGCCCGAGCCGCAGCCGGAGGCCGTCGCGCTGCACCTGGAGGTCGCCCGCGCGGTCGACCTGGCCGACGCCGACCGGGCCGAGCGCGCCATGCGCGACATCATGGTCCAGGCTCGCGACGAGGTCGCCCAGCAGTTCCAGTAG